From the Candidatus Cloacimonadota bacterium genome, the window CTCCATTAGATACAAATACAAACTTATTACTCAGATTACCGTTGTCCCGATACACAGAAAAGTATTTTTGGTTTTGACTAATGGTAGAGGTTATTATCTTTTCCGGAAGCTGTAAAAAATCCTGTGAAAACTCACCTATTACTGCATGAGGATACTCTATCAGATTGCATACTGTATCTAATAATCGTTCATCTTGTTTAACCTGATCATCCGAGTCTTTAAATAACTCTGCAAACTGATCCAGGATCAACTCTCGGCGTCGCTCTCGATTGACTAAAACTTTGTTAAGTTCCAAAGTCTCTTCATAGCTTTGTACAGATTCTATCTTAAGCGTTCTATCCAATCCCAGATAGCGATTCCCATAACTAACTCGGTTTGCAGTAATGCCCATATATTCCAAGTTTAATACTTCTTTATCCCACAATGCCAAAATCCAACGAATAGGTCGGGAAAAAGCAAGGTCTTTTTGATTCCATACCATCTTCTTAGGCAGGGGAATCTGATTTATTGCTTCCGGAATCCATTCTCGTAAGATTTCTTTAACATCTTTGCCAGCTTGCATAAAGCGCACAGCAACAAATGCACCCTTTTTAGTTTTCTCTACAAATACATCTTCTGGTTTTGCCCCACTTTTGTGCAAAAAGCCCAACCCTGCCTTGCTTAGTTCTCCTTTGTCATCATATGCAATATTGATGGATGGGCCAATCTTATACACCTCTGCATCATTTTGCTTGGCAGGCAATCCATTTACCGTAATGGAAAGACGACGAGGAGTAGAACCCAGTACAATACTGTTACAAACCAATTCATATTCTTGCAAAAGTTTCTTAAAAGAATCATCGATGCTGCTTATCGCTGGTACTATAACGTTATCTGGCAGCTCTTCTATTCCCAATTCAAACAAAAAAGAGTGCAACAATCTATCCTTTCTCAGTTCCCGAAATTATATCTTAAACTAAGTTGATTTGTTAATCCCAAGTCCCCATAAGATACCACAGCATAATCCAAGTTGAAATTGCGAACTTTCCAGCCTATGCCTAAGCTCCCTCCTCCGGTTAAACCCATTGTGCCGCCCACATTATAATCTCTGGCATTACTCTTAATGCCAGCTCGAAGTGAAAATGCCTTATTTATTAAGTACTCCAAGCCTAATTTCACCAGTATATTTTCGCCGATGGCTTTGTTTATATCTAAAGCACCTAAGAGCTTATCATTCATCTGCATGGAAATACCGGCACCATAGTTTAGAGGAAGTTGTTCTTTATACTCTGTGTCCGTATAATATGTTGTTTGAAAACCTAAATTACGTATCGAGGCACCAACTTTTATTTTGGGGTTTGCCGTATGGTGCAAAATACCCAAATCTACCATTACTGCACTGGCAGACTTACTATCTATACTATCATAAATCATTTTTAAGCTTCCGCCAATATCCAATGCCGGACTAATGAATCTTGCCGTAGATATACCAAGAATCATGCTACTAGCGCCAAATGTTTCCCCAGTTTCAATAAGCTCTCCTGTGCCGCTAATTTCAGTGCGATCGATAGAGCCACTGTTCCAATAGCTCAAACTCATAGCCCAAGCTTCATAGATGTTCTTTGGATATACATAGTTGATTCCACCTCCTGCGCTACCCACAAAATGATCTAAAAATGTAGTGCTCAAACCATGATCTGGAGCGCGTAAGCTTGTAGCTGGATTTAGGTTCATGGCTTCATGATTGCCAGGTATACCTATCCCTGTGCCAGCCATTGCTGCTGTGCGAGCTCCGTAAACCAGTTTTAAGGTATCAAACCCAGTACTTCCAGCTTTTTCGTTTTGGGCAAGCATTGGTACAATAACGCTAAGCAAGAATAGCGTTAATATTATCTTCCATTTCATGTACATAATTATATAACTCCAGATCTGAGGTGGCCCCTAACAAAATTGCGCGATTCTCATCCTTGCGCAGATACTCCGATAAACTGCGCAATATCCTCATATATTCCTGATTCGAATTTTGAGGAACCGCAATCATAAACACCAAATGAACTGGCTCGTTATCCACAGATTGGAAATCGAGCTCAGCAAATATTCTGCACACAGCAATCTGCAGGCAGTTGACTGTTAAATCACGCGCATGGGGAATTGCAATTCCCCTGCCTATTCCAGTACTCATTATTTCTTCACGTCCTTTAACAGCCGCAAGATAGCGATCTGGAAAACTTAAGCAGCCGCTGATAGAAAGTAGCTCTGCCATATATTCCAAACAATCGCTTTTGTTTTTAAACGCATTCACAATGCGTACTAGTTCTGGTTTGAATAATGTATTCATATCCTACCATGGTTTTATGTTAAGGGGCATTGTTTTTGAATACGGTTTCAACGTCAATCAAATTTTCCTTGGCAACCTCAGATAAAACTTGCTGCCGTGGTTTAGCTTGCTTTCTACTGAGATTCTTGCCCCTAATATACGAGCAAAACTATCGACCAAAATTAAACCCAAACCACTTCCGGATTCATTTGCTGTGCCATATTGCCGAAAATCGTTGTCTATCCTAAATATATTTTGTAAATGACGCCGCGAAATGCCCATCCCGTTATCCGATACACACACTTCTGCCCAATCCTTGTGGGAACTTAAGCTCACCCAGATTTTGCTCTTAGGATATGAATATTTCACTGCATTAGATATTAAATTGCGTAAAATGGATGTCAACAACCTCAGATCACTCTCTACAAATACATCTTCTTCATGCACAAATTCCATCGCTACGCCCTTTTGATTTGCCGATTTACGATAGTGATCCATAGCGTAGTTTATGCTCTTTATCAAAGAAACAAATTCTTTCTGGCAAGAGATTTGACCAACTTGTAAACGCGCCCAATCCAAAAGGTTTTCTAGAAGTGTATAGATTCCTCTTGCTGCATTATGAACCTGCAATAAAGCATCCTCCACTTCCGCCCTGCCAAAACTAGAAAAGTTCTCTGCCACAAATTCCGAAAGCGAGATGATGGCATATACGGGGTTTTGAAGATCATGTGCTAATAGCGAAATAAAGCGATCTTTTGTTGCATTTAGCTCCGAAAGATTATTAGCTACTCGTTTTACTTCCTCCTCGGCATTTTTGCGAGCGGTAATATCTGTTATGAATCCATCCAAACATGTGGGATGGTATTGTTTGTCGTAAACCGCATTGCCTTTTTCCAAAACCCAGCGAAGCTCTCCACTGCGATGTGTAATCCGGTACTCAATCTGAAATTGTTTTCGGTTCTTTACAGCATCATTTATTGCTTTGCGAACCAAATCCCTATCTTCTTGATGGATCAAATCATTGTAGCTTAGTACCGCATTATTCAATAGCTCGTTGGCATCGTAACCAGTTAGTTCCAAGCTGCCTTCAGATACAAATAGCATAGACCACTTGGAGTCGTTTCTGCATCTGTAAGCCATGCCCGGCAGGTTATGCATCAAATTTGGCACAAGCTCCGGGCTTATACCATGCAATTGTGGCACTTGCCGCAATACATGTACATCTTTGGCATATTGATTATCTATTTTCTCCATAGATGTCAAGTATACAGAACTTTTAAA encodes:
- the glyS gene encoding glycine--tRNA ligase subunit beta — translated: MHSFLFELGIEELPDNVIVPAISSIDDSFKKLLQEYELVCNSIVLGSTPRRLSITVNGLPAKQNDAEVYKIGPSINIAYDDKGELSKAGLGFLHKSGAKPEDVFVEKTKKGAFVAVRFMQAGKDVKEILREWIPEAINQIPLPKKMVWNQKDLAFSRPIRWILALWDKEVLNLEYMGITANRVSYGNRYLGLDRTLKIESVQSYEETLELNKVLVNRERRRELILDQFAELFKDSDDQVKQDERLLDTVCNLIEYPHAVIGEFSQDFLQLPEKIITSTISQNQKYFSVYRDNGNLSNKFVFVSNG
- a CDS encoding PorV/PorQ family protein gives rise to the protein MYMKWKIILTLFLLSVIVPMLAQNEKAGSTGFDTLKLVYGARTAAMAGTGIGIPGNHEAMNLNPATSLRAPDHGLSTTFLDHFVGSAGGGINYVYPKNIYEAWAMSLSYWNSGSIDRTEISGTGELIETGETFGASSMILGISTARFISPALDIGGSLKMIYDSIDSKSASAVMVDLGILHHTANPKIKVGASIRNLGFQTTYYTDTEYKEQLPLNYGAGISMQMNDKLLGALDINKAIGENILVKLGLEYLINKAFSLRAGIKSNARDYNVGGTMGLTGGGSLGIGWKVRNFNLDYAVVSYGDLGLTNQLSLRYNFGN
- a CDS encoding PTS sugar transporter subunit IIA codes for the protein MNTLFKPELVRIVNAFKNKSDCLEYMAELLSISGCLSFPDRYLAAVKGREEIMSTGIGRGIAIPHARDLTVNCLQIAVCRIFAELDFQSVDNEPVHLVFMIAVPQNSNQEYMRILRSLSEYLRKDENRAILLGATSDLELYNYVHEMEDNINAILA
- a CDS encoding PAS domain-containing sensor histidine kinase, whose product is MEKIDNQYAKDVHVLRQVPQLHGISPELVPNLMHNLPGMAYRCRNDSKWSMLFVSEGSLELTGYDANELLNNAVLSYNDLIHQEDRDLVRKAINDAVKNRKQFQIEYRITHRSGELRWVLEKGNAVYDKQYHPTCLDGFITDITARKNAEEEVKRVANNLSELNATKDRFISLLAHDLQNPVYAIISLSEFVAENFSSFGRAEVEDALLQVHNAARGIYTLLENLLDWARLQVGQISCQKEFVSLIKSINYAMDHYRKSANQKGVAMEFVHEEDVFVESDLRLLTSILRNLISNAVKYSYPKSKIWVSLSSHKDWAEVCVSDNGMGISRRHLQNIFRIDNDFRQYGTANESGSGLGLILVDSFARILGARISVESKLNHGSKFYLRLPRKI